The DNA sequence TGCTGATGCAACCTTTTGACATCTTCAAATCTCTGTTCCAGAGGTCCCACATCATCAGCATCAAGCCAAAGATCAGCTATTGACGGCCCTTAAGGTGACTCTTGACACCCTCCTCAAAAGGCCTCTCATCCAGTCACAACCCTGCCATAGTCAGAGTGAAAGTAAAGCTCATCGTAGCAGCTATTGTTTGTAGATTGGGACTATAGAACTGGAAAATATATAATATGCAGagttcaatggaacctcactgTGCTCTCCTCACTTAGGTCTGATCAACAGGACTGCACTATGGGTAATGTAGTTGAGTgctgtcagctgctgctgtcagtcttGAGGTGCGTGGAGACCCCAGCCCTGGGTGAGACGGAGGGATCCCCCCTCCTCTGCAGCGAAGGAAGCGAGTGTGACTCTGCGGAGCAGACGGACTCCTGGGAGGACGACGTGGTGACCGTGTCCACCGGCATCACAAGCCTCACTCTGGATGCGGAACACTTCCTGTTCCCTGGTGACACCGGCGAGGTGACCCTAGTGGACCCCATGGTCTgtctgctggtgtctgaagaggaggaggctggaGTCAGAGGCTCGAAGGTCGAAGAGTGCAGATGTCCAGATGTGACTGGGGTTCAAATTTTCACCATGTCCAGTCACCAGCTGGACACGAGTGTGGGAGGAAGAGGACACTCGTCTCCATTTGCTGAGGGTCCGGATGCAGCACAGAGGCACCTGGATGTGGAAGCACCACCAACTCCTGACTTAGGGAAAGAGATGAGCGACAACATACCCCCAGAAATGGAGGTCAATATGGGAGCTATGGACTCTGAAAGTGAAAAGGTGAGGATGTTGCCAAAAAATCCAGCACCCACGACGGATGTGGAGCTCAGAAGTTCTTCAGTGTAAAAACCAAATGAGCTCAAGCAAACATGGACGCTTCCAGGTAAATCCTGGTCCAACACATCACCCAAATCCTCTCTCAGCCTCCAGTCCCAAAGTAACTCACAGACCGGAGACATCTTGAATCACCCCCAAATCTCAGAGACTAACATGAAACCAGTTTTGTACGAAAGCGTCAGAGACTTTCTGAGGTCTCTCAGAGAACGGGACAGGTGAGAACATGAAGGCCTGAATGACGTTAGAAAGTTGCTAGTCGATCAGACGAGTGGAATAATGTTGTTAGCTGATTCAATCATGTGAAGATTCCTCCAGCATCCTCACAACGGTGCTAATGGCtgcatgttttttgtgtttctttatttttcacatttcttctcAGCAAATCTCCCTCAGGGAAGTCAGAGGAGGGACCTGTCCGTGTGATGTCATCCATCAGCTCCGCTCGACGCACTGGTTTCAAAGGCTGCTTCTGATCCGGTTCTGATGAGTTGGTGCGAAACTGGccacgctctcctcctcctcctgaagcTTCATGTTAGAGATATATCCTCGTactttcatcattttaattgtTTGGATTGGCAATTGATGTTTGTCTATCTTTACACAAGTGCCACAATAAGCTACTGCAGTTGCAATACTAGCCACCTAAAGTGCCATTAGTTTACCCTGACTGCTATCATATGCATCCTTTTATGTTGGAGTATACTGGAAACGATAGAGGGTCATCTTTTACCTGTTGTTTCAATAAATAGGTACATATGCTAATCCATTTTATAATATCAACTTGTGAAATGGCACTTGCTTCAATAAGGTATTTATTGTCTTCGGTAAAAATCTTATTCTGCTTTAGATATTTGATGATgaatattgatgtttattttttgtaatttatATATCTTTATTTACTGCTAttcaaaaatcacatttttatttttaatttctattCTCAAAAATGGTTCTCTACTCAATGCAGTTTTCCATCGCTTTTGAATTAAACTTCATCATTTAACACAGTCTTTCAATTAATCTTTTAACAATACATTTTCGTATTGCTGTAATTTGATCACATTTTGACTTGAATTTTTTTGGTCACGTGTCTACAATTACATCTTTGCCCACAGGATGTCACTATTATGTCATAATCGATTCCTGTAGATGACGAAGTGGACTTTCATAGGCGGATTATTGTGATACAATAAAGAGTTTCTTCCTTGGCGGTGACGTTTCTTCACCTAGGTCGCTGTTCTACAGTTTCCATACAGTTTTTCataatgacatttgaaatgGCAAAAAGACATACGCTTTTTGTAATGCTTTGATTTATGAGTGAGTTTTATGAAGTGAGTGTTTCGATGAAACGAATGTGTTGACATGAGATCATTGGAAATCATGACATGAATTAACGCCAGATCATAAATGGGTGAAAACATAACGTAATCATTGACCACATGAATGAAGAAATGCTCATGATTGCACCGCCTGCTGCTGAGGTGGGCAGATAACGCGAGTTGACACCTACATTGTGTCGGTGTCAGAGGCTGGGGTCGAGCCGACTGTACAGGCTGCAGTCCTCTCTGGCGTGTCAcctgttggtgttggtgttgtttCAACTGCATTTATCATTTGGGCCAAATATACAACCATAGATAACGACACGGACAAAGTTGAAGTTTAAAAGTCATGTTCTCAAATggaattattttcttttaaaaataactttttttttgctgtcatgCTCGTGAACAACGCGCGCTCCCGGGCACCGCGACGTGCGCGCTGCCGACAGCCAATCGCGACCGTTAGTTGGGCCGCTGTGATGGTTCCTAGTGGGAGAGCAATCTGACCAATCTGGCACAGTAAAAGGCTCCAAACCGGGCGTCCACACCGCGCACTTGGGCTCTAAAGGACATGAGAAGCTCCTTCACCTTCTGACGGTGAGTGAAACGTTCACACCGGCGCGTGAGTTGGTGTCAAGACGCCGAGTGAGGCGTGTAATTTGACCAACCGTCTGCAGTGTCTGCGCTTTCTCGCTCCGATCTCAAAATGGCGGCGAGGCCGAGGCTAAGCTAACCAAGGTGGCTGGCACAAACACATCGCAGTGGAGCTCATGTACAGCCCCGTCCTCTCCTGAGTATCATCTGCTTATATCGTGAATACTCCATCATATTAATACTGCGGTTTCATGTACTAAGCTTGCAGCTTTGCGGCGGCACACCGGTTGTCAACACCAGTTATGGTTAGCTTCGACTATTTATGGAAGTTCGGGGAGGATGAGCTCGTATGGTGAGTGAGCTGGCGAACTGACCACCAACTAGTGCGTTTGATCTTCAAACGTGGTCGTTCTTGTTAGCACTGTTTGCCCGTCAGGATGTGGCTTGGGTTCGGTCCGAGGAAGGATTGAGGAAAAACGACCAATCTGGCGGCGCTTTGCGTTTTAATTCCTGGTGTAATTGCCCTGACATGGCGTGTTTGCCGGTCGTTGGAGGTTCAGATCGACGCCCTTGTGTGGGTTTGTTGTGGAGGCTGGCTGGAGCTGACAGCTCTGGTTACCGTGCTAAGCTAATGTTGGAAGGGCGTTGCTGAGCCATGACTGCAACTTTGTCCTTGTGGACACCGAAGCTCAGATAGACGTCAACAGAACGACCCGAAACCCGCAGTCGAGTCCGACATGGAAACCATTTCAACCGGCTGCAGCCATCATCAAGCATCACCGCTTTTGAGGTAAATCATGACCCAGTGCTGTGCTTTAATCTCATTCCCCTAACTTAGTTAGTGGCTGAAGAAATGGCAGGAATTAGATGTGTATTCTGCTCATCAGTGCTGAACTATTTATGTGCCTCCCTCGTGTTTGTTGTCTATGCAACAGATCGTTAATGCACGTCAGTAAAAGTCAAGGTGGTGAAGCTTATCTCTTGTTGAAACAAGTCATTAAGTCTTGCTCAAGGGCCTCTAGAAATACTTTGAAGTGGCCTGGCGGACACTAAATCAGAACAGGCTTCATGAATCTCAAAACCAGTTAATTACAGCTCAGttacagtttgttttgagaagcaCTTTCCCTCCCAAGTTGTATGCACACTCCAGGTTCCATGGCCATCTACACGAATCCATAGCAACACTCGAGGtattaaatgtaaaatgtgtttattgtcCGATGGCCTTTACTACATGGACTAGGTTTTCTTGATAATAATTTTATAACCGGTGATAAAGATTGGTATAACTCGATACTGAAACCATTGTTGTGATATATGAGCACCCAAACTGATGGGTAAAGAGAAGGGGACCAGAGGAGTAATAACACTGTAACCACACAGAGTCGTGTAGTTCTGTTTTAAGAAGGGCAGACTAAGCTTTGTGACATCCCAGCAGTATTACCATGTTACTATTCGTCAAACAGGCACTTAAACCTTagtgaaatcattttgaaaaatgtgtcatgGGTGTTTGGATGTTTTGTCATCGCACTGAAaccattgtgtcataacttgtGACACTGACCATGTTTATGCCTTGATTTGTACAGATGTAAATCTTGACAACTGAAATTGAAAGCATACAAGTGGATAAAGGTCGTTTATGGAACACAATCCTGTTGGCAACTGTTTAGTTGTTGTGATTGTGGCCGAATGGTTGTGCAACAAACATCAATCCTGATGAATGTCAGGCCGCGTGCGCACCACCGCTTGTGTGCTTCTTTCACACGCTCCATTATATCTCAGCAGCGCAGCTTCGGTCCCTATCAGGTGTAAAAACAACTGACTTGACTGGGTTATGCAAGCGCTTGAAGTTTGGTCAGTTCATTGAAATGATTACTTTTCAACCGTGGCAATTCTGAGCACTTTCTTGCACTCCAGGCTGTTTAACACTGGGTGCCATATTGTTTTCCATAGTCAAAATAGCCATTGTGtgaaataattttttttcttgccgttaagctgtttttcttttcagaggTTTGTCTGGAATCCATATTGGTGGACACCGGTCACGGACCcaactgtgttgttgttgtccccAGACGAGCACTGCTTCTCCTAAGGTTTTTCTTAACCTCCTGCTAATCCTGTTAGTCTGTGTGCGGTCTCTTTATATCGCTCTGTCAGCTATATGGAGGACTTGTAGTCACACACAGTCTATGGGATGTCTGGTCTGGCTACTAAGCAGCTTAACACTGATGTGGCCCCAAGTGCCTTCAATGTTGAGGATCAGAAAGTGAACACAATTACTCCAGGGCTTGACTGAAGTCCTCGTGTTTGGTTCCGCCTTTGTTGTGATGGTTACCTTCATCTCAGGCTGGTTTCCCGACAAAGACGTTGGATAGTCATTGCTGTAGGTCTTTGTGCTGACGCCGTGCTGCGATATGACTTCCCATGTGGTTACAGACGGGCCACAGTCAAGGGCCCGTGCTGGTCATTCAGTGCAACTCCTGCAGTCTGCATCATTGACTGGGTTGCAGACTGCATTCTATATAATTAGACTCATCTGGGACCATTTCTGTAGTCGACTCGTCACTGACTAGCTGTAGTTGGCTCGTCGTTGCAGCCCTAGACTCGTCACGTCAGACCAATGTAATCACAGGCGTTTCATTTGTCATGTCATCATCTGCTGTGATGAGGCCCCAtatcttggcagcatgaagaTCATTTGCCAGTCAAAATCCATATATAAGTggcattgttgtttgttttttttctttctgttgttgAATAGAAAAGCAGATTTTGAAGGAATGTGATTGGTGGTCTCACAATTGTCACCCTAGAAAAGCCCTGATTCGCTGGTATAAAAGAGAAGTTGGAGTGTGTTCAGTAGCCAGAAATGGAAACAGAgtctgacctgctgctgctcagtgtcattgttttatttcactatGAATACAGTGTCAGAATTGATAAATGAATAAGACTACATGTGTGCACCTTAGACAAGTTCTGGACCCCACTTGGGGGTGCGTGTATTGACCTCTTTTTTTACTCACTGTTCTCTGTCTCAACAGGTGATGGATGCGGCCGAGTGCTGAGGCTTCTTCGACGGTGAATTCTCTTGGTGTGGTTTTCCTGCCATAAATTGAGAACTGAATTTCGCTTCAACCTTTTCGGGGAACTGTACCTGCCTCTTCTGTCGTCTCCCAAAGACAAGGACCAGACTCCCCCACCCAAACTACACCTCCAGCTCAACTCCCCGAGTGGGAGACAACAGCAGCCACCATGGTGCTGTCCCAGAGACAAAGAGATGAACTGTGAGTGCCTGCATGGAAAAAATAGAATCACAAATATCAGTGGTTTGTGGGAGTATGTTTTATCCGACATGTGGGGCTGTTATTCACAGCAAAATAATAGCGTTATTTGTACGTGTTTGTAGGTACATGCCATCACAAGAATCACGTTTCCTCCAGTGAAGTAAAAGAGATTTGAGCTTCAGTCATCTCGTagtgaatatttcattatgTACATGGTGGGCTGAGAGAAGTAAGGGGGATGGGATGGACATTGAACTCGAAGGACTGCTGCTTTCCCTGGCTGTCTCAGCGGGACAGAAGGTTAACTTGAGTATATCTTACTGCATACAGTGAAGTTCAGGTTTTTCAGTCAATGTGTTTCATAGAATGAAGAgatatctgtttgtttttctaagtTCTTGACTCAGTGGAGACCTGTTGTAATTCCGACTCCAGCTTATTTTCAGCTGCAGTAATTAAAGTATGAATGTTGCGTAAAGAAGCCTGAAGTAGCAAACCTAAATTTAGCACAGTAACttatgaaatattcattttttaaatcatgaagaAGCTGCTCTGTTTATTTCTGCCCAGTGAGCCTGTTActgttctgtttgtgttgaagATGTTGTGGATTCAGGATTCTTCTACCGTGTGTTTGCTGCTGTTGCAGACTTCACCCATTTGTCTGGGTTTCCATGGCAGCAGCACAGCCAGATTCTGGCTTTACGTTTGGTTTTCCTCGCTGGCAACTTCTCATTATTTTTGGCGGTGGTTCAGACACGCTTGTGTTTGAGGTGAAACTGAGATGCTTGAATGGCAGAGCTGAAATCTCTAAGCCAGGGTGTGGTCTCGCTGCCTGGTTTTAAGGAGGCACCAGACGTTTGTGTTAAGGTGGAGTTGAGTGTAGCAGGGATGACATCACTCAAATCTGCTTTATTTCATTCTCATAGTTGCTTTTCATGGTGAAGCCACATTGACActgatgtgtgttttgtctCAGAAACCGTGCTATAGCCGACTATCTCCGTTCTAATGGATACGAGGAAGCTTATTCCACCTTCAAGAAAGAGGCGGAGTTGGATATGGTAGGAAGAAATTACTCAGGGCTTTTTGAACCCCGaaatttcacttcctgttgtctGTTTTTTCCTTTCAGAACGAAGATGTAGATAAAAAGTATGCTGggcttttggaaaaaaaatggacctCTGTCATTAGATTACAGAAAAAGGTAAAGAACAATGGTTGAATTTCTCAAAAGGAGTGGCCATTCTGAACTGTGTGTTCAGGAGAGCAGTCATGATTTGTGACTCACCTGTTTTCATGCAGGTGATGGAGTTGGAGTCAAAACTGAACGAGGCCAAAGAAGAGATGACACATGGAGGACCTGTCGGACAGAAGCGTGACCCAAAGGAGTGGATTCCTCGTCCTCCCGTGAAGTACGCCCTGTGTGGTCACCGAGCTCCAGTCACACGAGTCATATTCCATCCAGTCTTCTCCGTCATGGTCACCGCCTCGGAGGATGCTACGATTAAGGTTTGTGGGGGACTCGTGGACTCATGGCTGTGACCCCAGTTTGTGTGTCCCGTCTTCAGGCTGTAAGAGCAGAGATTAGGATGCATTGTTCTACAGATATATGTGGAATGGTCAGGCTTCATTAGAAGCTCAGCAGAACTGGACTCCTCCTTTCCTTTAGTACCCCCTCAGTGTCAGAACAGGCTAATGCTGCTAACTCTGTGTTAGCGGGACGACCAAGGTTCATTCTGAAGTGGCTTTGAATGTGCTTCCAACTGCACAGCTCTCTGAAGCCCACATCCATGGTCCAGCTACTGACTGGACCAGTTGATGTTACGATGTTTTTCTTCTATTCCCCTGTGCCACTAATCAAATATAGTTTGAGTGTTTGTTACAGTCCTATTTGTTGATGTCACTTTTCCATCATGAAACGGAGACATCTGCAAGTCCACGAGGTTGAGTTTTGCTATTGCTAGCGTGTTGTTGGCATTCACTCTGAGCTGAACTTCAACAACAATGTGTTACTTGTGGTTTTGCCTTGTAATCGCACGCCCCCGTCttatttggatttgtttcttGATGGCTGACCTCAGCGTTTATCAATGGTGCGCACCATCATGCTCCCTCTGGAGCTCTGACCCTTCAGATCTGAGTGTTCTGCACTTCTGAGACGCTTTTCATCCTCAGTGTTTCTGCCTcagccccccacccctcccactGGCTCTTCCTCCTTGTTTTCGTCATCTTCATGCAGCTCCTTTTTTGTGCTGTGTCATTGTTCATGTGGATGACACAGAACAACAACCCTCGCTGGATTTCCTTAACAAGTACACGAGAAGTAGGTGATTGTCTGACTCATTATGGGTTAAAGAATTTGAGTCAGTCGCATTCCATCTGATGTTATCTCAACCATTATCTTacaacctttttgatctcggggttCACCTTTCCCAGTTCAAGTAGGCTCAGGGCCCATTCAGGTAATAGAgttgattcatgactcttgatttcatttgtgatcaaaaaCCATATTTCATCctctcacatgtaaacaaagcaaaaccttgtgaaatgacatgaaaccatgtgatcagcgccaatatatttatttgtcatggaaaaatccaaccagcagcagaagtgggtgcaagtcatgttcatcaaatttactaaagaaaaaaaatacacttgatgcaaactgaaaaacagaatacatttctgaataaaataaatataataaaaccatgtctaaatatcataaaataaaaataacagatttaaactccaaataagatataagtaaagtgtaaatgaaagtatcgtcATATaatgttccaattaattttcaaaactgctccaactggtcctttcatgaacagtgtttactggcgctgtcactttctttatcattgtttctttccaagcacttctccatagttggtaactatcacagatttgcagctgtcaagtcaattgaGTGACTCACTAGTGCCAACacacgtggctcatggattaaaactgagcgtctcacagcacagaggtgtaaaacaaaaaacttttagcggccctctagggggcgctcagtGCCCTACCATGGGCCTGCATGGGCCCTATGGTGAAGAATCACTAGCTTAAACAGATGACAACCTGCCAACCGGCCTTCTTCAGACTCTTACTGTTTTGCGATTCAGGTCTGGGACTATGAAGCAGGAGACTACGAGCGGACCCTCAAGGGCCACACCGATTCAGTGCAGGACATCTCCTTCGACCAGACAGGGAAGCTGCTGGCTTCGTGTTCGGCTGACATGAGCATCAAGCTCTGGGATTTCCAGGGTTTCGAGTGCATCCGGACCATGCATGGTAGGTCGTGAATCTCGGAGCCACATGTGGCTTTACTTCCATGTGTTCAGACCTGAGCCACCAATATTCACTATAGTGTTAAGAGTAGGGAtcctccgatcaggatttttgctgccgagcACCGACACGGTCGCATGGATTGACAATggatttgtaatcaaaatgatgtgcatgatgtgaaaacatcaactattaattcattttaacaaagacacattttaatatacctcttcaaggagacaaaaatggaaagaccttgctgaatgcagcaactattctgtcaaaaggacacaactgaaaaacatgtaaTTCGACGTGAGACATGGCAGAGACGTGAGTCTCTGGAGACTGTGCTGTGTCTGTACAATATTGACAGACTGTAGCAGGACTCAGCACTGCAgtcatgaaagtttccactccggatgtttccaaaggtttcagattcagatggcTGAGGGACGCTGCATCCTActccaaaacagagtaaaacTCCGAATCGGCCTTCACAGATCActaccgatcgatcggagcatccctagttaaGAGTTCAGTGTATAGAACACAGCTGT is a window from the Synchiropus splendidus isolate RoL2022-P1 chromosome 17, RoL_Sspl_1.0, whole genome shotgun sequence genome containing:
- the LOC128748037 gene encoding uncharacterized protein LOC128748037 encodes the protein MGNVVECCQLLLSVLRCVETPALGETEGSPLLCSEGSECDSAEQTDSWEDDVVTVSTGITSLTLDAEHFLFPGDTGEVTLVDPMVCLLVSEEEEAGVRGSKVEECRCPDVTGVQIFTMSSHQLDTSVGGRGHSSPFAEGPDAAQRHLDVEAPPTPDLGKEMSDNIPPEMEVNMGAMDSESEKQISLREVRGGTCPCDVIHQLRSTHWFQRLLLIRF